One window of the Sphaerochaeta associata genome contains the following:
- a CDS encoding AAA family ATPase, protein MYTEIIKIIEGGLANDREKIINYANVLANNLKQSGDASIAHRIETILQKKQGTFTTLDSFSTKPVDTESRMDIVEITMPTGLPEQMILNTYAKEAMDTFIASYRSRDALLKAGLDVPNSLLLYGPPGCGKTTMAHYISSITSLPLVTARLDGLVSSLLGSTAKNIRKLFDYASQRDCILFLDEFDVIAKLRDDKNELGELKRVVNSLIQNIDMFSNNSILIAATNHHEMLDSAIWRRFSTVITLGRPQKEEIASLLKALLETKETNFMQNPKKKEAIVSALQGFSHSEIKTIIHMALKHMILSDRSCLSSCDVLKQIYFHTYHAIEDEHGFIDFLLEHGATHREINEEANIPLRTIQNVSKRRSVKS, encoded by the coding sequence ATGTATACAGAAATCATCAAGATCATTGAAGGCGGCTTGGCAAACGATAGAGAGAAAATTATCAATTATGCCAATGTTCTGGCAAACAACCTAAAGCAAAGCGGCGATGCGTCGATTGCACACAGGATTGAGACAATACTACAAAAGAAACAAGGTACCTTTACGACACTCGACAGCTTCTCAACAAAGCCGGTAGATACTGAAAGTCGGATGGATATTGTTGAGATAACGATGCCCACCGGACTACCAGAACAGATGATACTCAACACATATGCAAAGGAGGCAATGGATACCTTTATTGCAAGCTACAGGTCCAGGGATGCTCTATTGAAAGCCGGGCTCGATGTTCCAAATTCACTTTTACTGTATGGCCCCCCGGGTTGTGGGAAGACTACTATGGCTCATTATATATCCAGCATCACATCTCTTCCTTTGGTTACTGCTCGACTGGATGGACTTGTCTCCTCATTGCTGGGCAGTACAGCAAAGAATATCAGGAAACTATTCGACTATGCCTCACAGAGAGATTGCATCCTATTCCTTGATGAATTCGATGTCATCGCAAAACTGCGAGACGATAAGAATGAACTTGGGGAACTGAAACGGGTCGTCAACAGTCTCATCCAAAATATTGACATGTTCAGCAATAACAGTATCTTAATCGCTGCTACAAACCATCATGAAATGTTGGATAGCGCCATATGGAGAAGGTTTTCAACGGTTATTACCTTGGGAAGGCCACAGAAGGAAGAGATAGCATCATTACTGAAGGCTCTGCTTGAGACCAAGGAAACCAACTTTATGCAGAACCCCAAAAAGAAGGAAGCCATCGTGTCTGCTCTCCAAGGATTCAGTCATTCAGAAATCAAAACGATTATTCACATGGCTCTGAAACATATGATTCTGAGTGATAGGTCATGCTTATCTAGTTGTGACGTCCTCAAGCAGATTTACTTCCATACCTACCATGCAATCGAGGATGAGCATGGTTTTATCGACTTTCTCCTTGAGCATGGAGCAACTCACAGGGAGATCAACGAGGAAGCCAATATCCCATTAAGAACAATCCAGAATGTTTCAAAAAGAAGGAGTGTTAAATCATGA
- a CDS encoding AbrB/MazE/SpoVT family DNA-binding domain-containing protein, whose protein sequence is MSDVYGKQHAEPKSGKKRAILNVVVRTWGDGLGLQIPSAFIEAMDLHDGSLVEVSLNVEGLLITKSRQEQLEELITRITPQNMHGEHFFGTIGKEV, encoded by the coding sequence ATGAGTGATGTGTACGGTAAGCAGCATGCAGAACCAAAAAGCGGAAAGAAGAGAGCAATCTTGAATGTAGTAGTACGAACATGGGGTGATGGCTTAGGCCTACAAATTCCTTCTGCATTCATTGAAGCCATGGACTTGCACGATGGCTCACTTGTCGAGGTATCCCTGAATGTAGAAGGACTCCTGATTACGAAGAGCCGCCAGGAGCAATTGGAAGAACTAATAACTCGCATTACGCCACAAAACATGCATGGCGAGCACTTTTTTGGAACAATCGGCAAGGAAGTCTGA
- a CDS encoding PIG-L deacetylase family protein: MLFRAKGQQDETEEARLSPMAEPTKHEERKGMAANNVLVVSAHAADYCTRSGGTILNLVQQGFSVHVLALTCGVRGESGGYWKNNPEGSYEACSELRKRESTEAAKTLGATIEFLDWDDYPLVIDVERTRYLIKRVLQIRPEIILTHWTVDPTNPDHANTGNAVVMACNSASQLGALPGTPAHYYPNIYFFEPTVPMSEFNKFDPDFYVDISANQEKKMQAIAKFGCQPQLGDFYVHFAKHRAFQARIWTKLNIEYAEGFKRFVPYVGKGLPITVRS, encoded by the coding sequence ATGCTCTTTCGAGCGAAAGGGCAGCAGGATGAGACTGAGGAGGCGAGGCTGTCGCCGATGGCCGAGCCGACGAAACATGAAGAAAGGAAAGGTATGGCAGCAAACAATGTCCTGGTAGTCAGCGCCCATGCAGCAGACTACTGTACCCGAAGCGGGGGAACAATACTCAACTTAGTGCAACAAGGCTTTAGCGTACACGTCCTGGCTCTTACCTGCGGAGTCCGCGGTGAGTCGGGCGGATATTGGAAGAATAATCCAGAGGGGAGTTATGAAGCTTGTTCAGAGCTCCGAAAGAGAGAATCCACAGAAGCAGCAAAAACCTTAGGAGCCACCATTGAGTTTCTTGACTGGGACGACTACCCCTTGGTGATCGATGTCGAGCGTACGCGCTATCTCATAAAACGGGTGCTTCAGATCAGGCCCGAGATTATTCTCACCCATTGGACGGTCGACCCCACCAACCCCGACCATGCCAATACTGGCAACGCCGTGGTAATGGCCTGCAACAGTGCATCACAGCTCGGTGCTCTGCCAGGTACCCCGGCCCATTACTACCCGAACATCTACTTCTTCGAGCCTACGGTTCCCATGAGTGAGTTCAACAAGTTCGACCCTGACTTCTATGTCGACATCTCTGCCAACCAAGAGAAGAAAATGCAGGCCATAGCAAAGTTCGGCTGCCAGCCTCAGCTGGGAGACTTCTATGTGCATTTTGCCAAGCACCGTGCCTTCCAGGCACGCATCTGGACAAAGCTGAACATTGAGTACGCAGAGGGCTTCAAGCGCTTTGTGCCGTATGTAGGGAAGGGATTACCCATCACTGTGCGGTCATGA
- a CDS encoding GGDEF domain-containing protein, which translates to MTVILYYVIVAIHKKSATDYLTKLGNKRSFSHTVEALFRDAQHSNRAFALLMIDVNRFKQINDTFGHPAGDAVLKHIAGALAAAMESPRGCFRYGGDEFAILLVNASPSTVELSRAAIHEEIEALTIDELHGYRVSVSIGTAMWEKGKTLQDLIDEADQDLYEQKKLRS; encoded by the coding sequence ATGACGGTCATCCTCTACTATGTGATTGTGGCGATTCATAAGAAGTCAGCAACCGATTATTTGACCAAGCTGGGCAATAAACGCTCGTTCAGCCATACCGTGGAAGCTCTGTTTCGCGATGCGCAGCACTCCAACAGAGCTTTTGCGCTGCTGATGATCGATGTAAACAGATTCAAGCAGATCAATGACACGTTCGGCCACCCTGCCGGCGATGCTGTGCTGAAGCACATTGCCGGGGCTTTGGCTGCAGCCATGGAGTCGCCAAGAGGCTGCTTCCGTTATGGAGGTGACGAATTCGCAATCCTGCTTGTAAATGCATCACCATCCACTGTTGAGTTGTCCAGAGCTGCGATTCATGAGGAGATCGAGGCGCTTACCATCGATGAGCTGCATGGATACCGGGTGTCGGTGAGCATCGGGACGGCAATGTGGGAGAAGGGAAAGACTCTACAGGACTTGATCGACGAAGCCGACCAAGACCTGTATGAGCAGAAGAAATTGCGTTCATGA
- a CDS encoding radical SAM protein: MDPTTSCNLHCTGCWAADYEKGTYLSYEILDALMEEGKNLGTFMYLFSGGEPLMRKSDIIALCEAHPDCCFLAFTNGTLIDEAFASAMLRVKNLSVAISIEGDEAATDERRGKGTYAKAIKAMSILKRYKLLYGISCCYTSQNVQTIGSEAFIDSMLELGAKFAWFFTYIPIGRDAVPSLMVSAGQRAFMYQQVRSFRKSKPIFTMDFWNDGEYVDGCIAGGRCYVHINAQGDIEPCAFIHYSDSNIYTTSLLDAFKRPLFQQYKERQPFNNNPLRPCPLLDNPEQLREMVHASGAVSTDLASVESVDDLTAKCDQASKDWAVSADRLWEDHATSSILCV; encoded by the coding sequence GTGGACCCAACGACAAGTTGCAACCTTCATTGCACCGGGTGCTGGGCGGCCGACTATGAGAAGGGCACCTATCTCTCCTATGAAATCCTTGACGCATTGATGGAGGAAGGCAAGAACCTTGGCACGTTTATGTACCTGTTCAGCGGCGGCGAACCGCTGATGCGCAAAAGCGACATCATCGCCCTGTGCGAAGCACACCCCGACTGTTGCTTCCTGGCATTCACCAACGGCACCTTGATCGATGAGGCGTTCGCCTCGGCGATGCTGCGGGTGAAGAATCTCTCTGTTGCAATCAGCATCGAGGGGGATGAGGCGGCAACCGATGAGCGCAGGGGTAAAGGAACCTACGCCAAGGCAATCAAGGCAATGTCGATACTCAAGCGTTACAAGCTGCTCTACGGCATCAGTTGCTGCTACACGTCACAGAATGTACAGACGATCGGGAGCGAGGCATTCATCGACTCCATGCTCGAACTAGGGGCGAAGTTTGCCTGGTTCTTCACCTACATCCCCATAGGTAGGGATGCGGTACCATCGCTTATGGTTTCTGCCGGGCAACGTGCCTTCATGTACCAGCAAGTACGCTCTTTTCGGAAATCAAAACCCATCTTTACGATGGACTTCTGGAACGACGGTGAGTATGTCGACGGTTGCATTGCCGGCGGCAGGTGCTATGTGCATATCAACGCACAGGGCGATATCGAACCGTGTGCGTTCATCCACTACAGCGACAGCAACATCTACACGACCAGTCTTCTGGATGCCTTCAAACGCCCGTTGTTCCAACAGTACAAAGAGCGGCAACCGTTCAACAATAACCCTCTCCGCCCCTGCCCGCTTCTGGACAACCCCGAGCAATTGAGAGAGATGGTCCATGCCAGCGGTGCGGTTTCCACCGACCTCGCCTCTGTCGAGTCGGTGGATGACCTGACTGCCAAGTGCGACCAAGCAAGCAAGGACTGGGCTGTTTCGGCTGATCGTCTTTGGGAGGACCACGCCACCTCCAGCATACTATGTGTTTGA
- a CDS encoding TetR/AcrR family transcriptional regulator C-terminal domain-containing protein: MSNSVITKRALAAALKELLQTTTIEKISIAEICQRCGLNRKSFYYHFQDKYQLVNWIFAQEIGDTLLETKQTTVHTQLSLAFCTYLYENRMFILNALHASGSGTFYDYLCQQIQPLIKRTLATSQKSILNTDDAASMVSQSFLSAVYLWLRRTPPEKPQAFLSELISVAEVLSVRIQQLLDPPPMQ; encoded by the coding sequence ATGTCTAATTCTGTGATTACCAAACGAGCATTGGCAGCGGCGCTGAAGGAGCTGCTGCAAACCACGACGATAGAGAAAATCTCCATCGCCGAGATTTGTCAGCGATGCGGCCTGAACCGCAAGAGCTTCTACTACCATTTCCAGGACAAGTACCAACTGGTCAATTGGATTTTTGCCCAGGAAATCGGCGACACCTTGCTTGAGACAAAGCAGACTACCGTACACACCCAGCTCAGCCTTGCTTTCTGCACCTACCTGTATGAGAACCGCATGTTCATCCTCAATGCCTTGCATGCAAGCGGCAGCGGTACGTTCTACGATTACCTGTGCCAACAAATCCAACCCCTGATCAAGCGGACCCTGGCAACATCGCAGAAATCCATCCTCAATACCGACGATGCTGCAAGCATGGTCAGCCAGTCATTTCTTTCTGCTGTGTACTTGTGGCTCAGACGCACGCCACCGGAGAAGCCACAGGCGTTCCTCTCCGAGCTCATCAGCGTTGCAGAAGTACTGTCGGTTCGCATCCAACAACTGCTCGATCCTCCTCCAATGCAGTGA